The Artemia franciscana unplaced genomic scaffold, ASM3288406v1 PGA_scaffold_33, whole genome shotgun sequence genome includes a region encoding these proteins:
- the LOC136041699 gene encoding zinc finger protein 271-like → MAELITTSEGSFIKKEADDSSPCNSNPPFHIPNDFLSAKLEDVPLLTLPNISGQCKFEYDAQGSGHLCSENEGRFSPHVSGLYAQGNTPLVVSKNPCISGLSNPFELESEAKGFENDKACLKSQLHGKKFRKFERHQRSHKGEKRYKCEVCDKIFSQKAHLNSHQRVHTGEKPFNCHICDKTFSHSQVLKTHQRVHTGEKPFKCGVCDKTFSQAASLNAHQRLHSGEKTFKCDVCEKTFYDAGSLKQHQRVHTGEKPFKCDVCDKTFSKTTSLKRHQRVHTGEKPFKCHVCDKTFSLLQVLKTHQRVHTGEKPFKCGVCDKTFSQAASLNAHHRLHSSEKMFKCDLCEKTFSEAGNLKQHQRVHTGEKPYKCDVCDKIFSQAGNLKQHQRVHTGEKLFKCDVCDKTFSRSSSLKQHQRVHTGEKPFKCNKCDKTFYRLYTLKTHQRVHTGENPFKYDACN, encoded by the exons ATGGCTGAGCTTATCACAACATCTGAGGggtcttttattaaaaaag aagcTGATGATTCTTCACCATGTAACAGCAATCCGCCCTTTCACATTCCAAACGATTTTTTGTCTGCAAAACTTGAAGATGTTCCTTTGCTTACTTTACCCAATATTTCAGGACAATGTAAATTTGAATATGATGCCCAGGGATCAGGACACTTATGTTCTGAAAATGAAG GTCGCTTTTCACCACACGTGTCTGGACTATACGCACAGGGAAATACACCACTAGTTGTTTCAAAGAATCCATGTATAAGTGGTCTCTCAAATCCGTTTGAATTGGAATCTGAAGCAAAAGGCTTCGAAAATGATAAAGCATGTTTGAAAAGTCAGCTGCATGGTAAAAAGTTCAGAAAATTTGAAAGGCATCAAAGATCACATAAAGGAGAAAAGAGGTATAAATGTGAGGTATGTGACAAGATCTTTTCTCAAAAAGCACATTTGAATTCGCATCAAAGAGTGCATAcgggtgagaaaccgtttaatTGTCATATATGTGACAAAACGTTTTcccattcgcaagttttaaagACGCACCAGAGAGTGCATACAGGGGAAAAGCCTTTTAAATGCGGTGTATGTGACAAAACCTTTTCTCAAGCAGCAAGTTTGAACGCGCATCAAAGACTGCATTCAGGTGAGAAAACGTTtaaatgtgatgtatgtgaGAAAACCTTTTATGACGCTGGAAGTTTGAAACAGCACCAAAGAGTGCATAcgggtgagaaaccgtttaagtGCGATGTGTGTGacaaaactttttctaaaacaACAAGTTTGAAGCGGCACCAAAGAGTGCATACGGGTGAGAAACCCTTTAAATGTCATGTATGTGACAAGACTTTCTCTCTTTTGCAGGTTTTAAAGACGCACCAGAGAGTGCATACAGGTGAAAAGCCTTTTAAATGCGGTGTATGTGACAAAACCTTTTCTCAAGCAGCAAGTTTGAATGCGCATCATAGACTGCACTCAAGTGAGAAAATGTTTAAATGTGATTTATGTGAGAAAACCTTTTCTGAAGCAGGAAATTTGAAGCAGCACCAAAGAGTGCATACGGGCGAGAAACCGTATAAGTGTGATGTGTGTGACAAGATCTTTTCTCAAGCAGGAAACTTAAAGCAGCACCAAAGAGTGCATACGGGTGAGAAACTGTTTAAGTGTGATGTGTGTGACAAAACCTTTTCTAGATCATCAAGTTTGAAGCAGCACCAAAGAGTGCACAcgggtgagaaaccgtttaaatgtaataaatgtgACAAGACTTTTTATCGTCTGTATACTTTAAAGACGCACCAGAGAGTGCATACAGGTGaaaatccttttaaatatgatgcatgtaactag